A genomic window from Fusarium oxysporum Fo47 chromosome X, complete sequence includes:
- a CDS encoding enolase C-terminal domain-like protein produces the protein MAQRSIIKDIVITPVAFHDMPLLNSVGVHEPYALRSIIEIITEDSYGLGESYGDSAHLDRLQKAADKIKGLSIYSTNIIYQKCVESLKTDTNTGGDGMGGMVTTASVADKVFSPFEVACLDLQGKLAGISVSDLLGGRVRDQVQYSAYLFYKWGGHPGHEDDEYGPALDPQGVVKQAKKIIDEYGFKAIKLKGGVFPPAEEVAAIKALHEAFPDLPLRLDPNAAWTVETSKWVAKELDGIVEYLEDPAGEIEGMAAVAKEASMPLATNMAVVSFDHLPPSILQNAVQVILSDHHFWGGLRKSQTLASICATWGLRLSMHSNSHLGISLAAMTHLASATPNLDYACDTHWPWKRRDEDVVVDGALKWKDGGVVVPTVPGLGVELDRERLAKLHQQYLDCGLKKRDDTTYMKRFQPDFSEKIPRW, from the coding sequence ATGGCTCAACGAAgcatcatcaaagacattgtCATCACCCCTGTGGCCTTCCATGATATGCCCCTGCTAAACAGCGTGGGTGTACATGAGCCATACGCTTTGCGCAGCATTATCGAGATCATCACAGAAGACTCATACGGTCTCGGTGAATCATATGGAGATTCGGCACATCTAGACCGCTTGCAAAAAGCAGCGGATAAGATTAAGGGTCTTTCTATTTACAGCACAAACATTATCTACCAAAAATGCGTTGAGTCACTCAAGACCGACACCAATACTGGCGGAGATGGCATGGGAGGCATGGTGACTACTGCCTCAGTCGCTGACAAGGTCTTCTCACCGTTCGAAGTCGCATGTCTTGACTTACAGGGCAAACTAGCTGGTATATCCGTTAGTGACCTTCTAGGCGGACGCGTGAGAGACCAAGTCCAATACTCAGCCTATCTCTTCTACAAATGGGGCGGACACCCTGGTCACGAAGATGACGAATACGGCCCTGCGCTAGACCCTCAAGGAGTGGTGAAGCAAGCCAAAAAGATCATTGACGAGTATGGCTTCAAAGCaatcaagctcaagggaGGCGTCTTCCCCCCTGCAGAGGAAGTTGCCGCGATCAAAGCTCTACATGAAGCTTTTCCCGATTTGCCGTTGAGACTTGATCCAAACGCGGCTTGGACTGTTGAGACTTCAAAGTGGGTCGCaaaagagcttgatggtATTGTTGAGTACTTGGAAGATCCGGCTGGTGAGATCGAGGGAATGGCTGCTGTTGCCAAAGAGGCATCGATGCCCCTGGCTACCAACATGGCAGTTGTTTCTTTCGACCATCTCCCACCGTCAATTCTCCAAAATGCTGTACAAGTCATCTTATCTGATCATCACTTCTGGGGAGGCCTTCGAAAGTCACAAACACTAGCATCCATCTGTGCAACTTGGGGTCTGCGCCTTTCGATGCACTCAAACAGTCACTTGGGTATCTCACTCGCCGCCATGACGCATCTTGCCTCCGCAACACCAAATCTGGATTATGCTTGCGACACTCACTGGCCTTGGAAGCGCCGAGATGAAGACGTTGTTGTTGACGGCGCATTGAAGTGGAAGGATGGCGGTGTTGTCGTGCCGACAGTGCCAGGTCTAGGCGTCGAGCTAGACAGAGAGAGGTTGGCAAAGCTTCATCAACAGTACCTGGACTGTGGGTTGAAGAAGCGTGATGATACTACGTATATGAAGAGGTTTCAGCCAGACTTTTCAGAGAAGATCCCTCGATGGTAG
- a CDS encoding voltage-dependent anion channel-domain-containing protein, producing the protein MAHHDMRMHDPNMDRDSYNLDNLSTQRSHHESHRPNSPSDLMSGASTDIESGTSTPTHIKDANQHPSFDIYDPNRPKLGLRQRMKHFTWAWYTLPMSTGGLSLLFFAQPNQFPGLKTIGLVIYIINLIIFTCVTTAMVSRFFLHPGTFAKSMTHPREGFFLPTFFLSVATIITSTDRYAIPKDNSNLVWAVQATFWGYLVVTLILSIGQYSYVFAAHSFSLTTMMPTWILPIFPIMLSGTIASVIAETQPHVAAVPIIVAGLTCQGLGLSVAVMMYAHMIGRLMQAGLPNREHRPGLFMCVGPPAFTALALIGMAEGLPEDIDFIQDGTFINVGMVRLMATMSAIFLWALSLWWFGIAAVAVIQSPPKYFHLGWWAMVFPNTGFTLATISIARSLGSKAIGWFATGMSIFILSAFAFIFYSHVRAVISQDIMYPGRDEDVEDH; encoded by the coding sequence ATGGCGCATCACGATATGAGGATGCATGATCCCAATATGGATCGCGATAGTTACAACCTCGACAACTTATCTACCCAACGCAGCCATCATGAGTCGCATCGACCAAACTCACCATCAGACCTTATGTCCGGAGCCTCAACCGATATCGAGTCCGGCACATCAACACCGACGCATATCAAGGATGCAAACCAACATCCTTCCTTCGACATTTACGACCCGAACCGACCTAAACTTGGCTTGCGTCAACGCATGAAGCACTTTACTTGGGCTTGGTATACCTTGCCCATGAGTACTGGCGGTCTATcacttctcttcttcgctcAACCAAACCAATTTCCAGGTCTCAAGACTATTGGCCTGGTTATTTatatcatcaacctcataATATTTACCTGCGTGACAACGGCGATGGTATCACGGTTCTTCCTTCACCCGGGAACATTTGCCAAGTCCATGACACATCCACGAGAAGGTTTCTTCTTGCCTACATTTTTCTTATCTGTAGCCACCATCATTACCAGTACCGATAGGTATGCGATACCGAAGGACAACTCAAACCTGGTCTGGGCTGTCCAGGCAACCTTCTGGGGCTACCTTGTCGTCACCCTGATCCTATCTATAGGACAGTACAGCTATGTCTTTGCAGCTCATAGCTTTTCTCTTACTACTATGATGCCCACTTGGATCTTACCCATCTTCCCTATCATGCTTTCGGGTACCATCGCGTCCGTCATCGCCGAGACTCAGCCTCATGTTGCTGCTGTACCTATCATTGTTGCAGGACTAACCTGCCAGGGTCTTGGACTCAGCGTTGCCGTCATGATGTATGCTCATATGATTGGACGTCTGATGCAAGCAGGCCTGCCTAACAGAGAACATCGTCCAGGTCTTTTCATGTGCGTTGGACCACCTGCATTCACTGCCCTAGCTTTGATAGGAATGGCTGAAGGTCTGCCCGAAGACATCGACTTCATCCAAGATGGAACATTTATCAATGTCGGAATGGTTCGACTGATGGCTACCATGAGTGCCATTTTTCTTTGGGCTTTGAGTTTGTGGTGGTTTGGTATCGCCGCCGTTGCCGTTATTCAGTCTCCCCCTAAGTACTTTCATCTCGGATGGTGGGCTATGGTTTTCCCCAACACTGGTTTTACTCTCGCTACTATCTCTATCGCGAGATCCCTTGGCAGCAAGGCCATCGGATGGTTCGCCACTGGAATGAGCATCTTCATTCTCTCTGCTTTCGCTTTCATTTTCTACAGCCACGTTAGGGCTGTCATTTCCCAAGACATCATGTACCCAGGACGGGATGAGGATGTCGAAGATCATTGA
- a CDS encoding kinase-like domain-containing protein, producing the protein MSESTTEQLPTLPSDLTPQWFSAKLGHKIESVENTRNIWGTASKLFYTLTYENATEEERPAKICVKGVFDPKMIEAQPWTVSLAQREAEFFSKVAPNVSHMIFPKGWWSGTDEKQGISIMNDLLSEGCTFPAEVASYSVDKVKNGVEQLAGLHAQYWGQSQEDHPWIWNNYDPAMTFMCRSWDEVVRRPGHPQLPEYLMDGARCNEALDRYYAERNPRFRTLLHGDTHIGNIYFTADNRIGFLDWSAFHFGSCFHDVVYHMTAMLSVEDRRAHEMEVLDHYLETLHRLGGPRFDRHNDPEVMIEYKRSFMTNVIWLICPDGLQSKERVATLCERTVATYDDHKVIDVILGQPKPVA; encoded by the exons ATGTCTGAATCAACCACCGAGCAACTCCCCACCCTCCCCTCTGATCTGACTCCCCAGTGGTTCAGTGCCAAACTCGGCCATAAGATCGAATCAGTGGAGAATACGCGCAACATCTGGGGAACCGCAAGTAAACTGTTCTACACACTCACCTACGAAAATGCAACCGAGGAAGAAAGACCAGCCAAAATCTGTGTTAAAGGAGTGTTTGATCCCAAGATGATCGAAGCTCAGCCATGGACCGTCAGTCTGGCTCAACGAGAAGCAGAGTTTTTCTCCAAGGTTGCCCCAAACGTGAGCCATATGATCTTTCCAAAAGGCTGGTGGAGTGGAACAGACGAGAAGCAGGGAATTTCAATCATGAACGATCTTCTCAGCGAAGGTTGCACCTTTCCAGCTGAAGTTGCTTCATACTCGgttgacaaggtcaagaatgGTGTTGAGCAGCTGGCAGGTCTCCATGCTCAGTACTGGGGCCAGAGTCAGGAGGACCATCCAT GGATCTGGAACAACTACGATCCTGCCATGACATTCATGTGCAGATCGTGGGACGAAGTGGTTAGAAGACCCGGCCACCCCCAGCTTCCGGAGTATCTGATGGACGGGGCTCGATGTAACGAAGCCTTAGATCGTTACTACGCTGAGCGAAACCCACGTTTCCGAACCCTGTTGCATGGAGATACTCATATCGGAAACATCTACTTCACAGCTGACAACCGTATCGGCTTCCTAGACTGGTCTGCTTTCCACTTTGGTTCATGCTTTCACGATGTCGTGTATCACATGACGGCCATGCTCAGCGTGGAGGATCGTAGGGCTCACGAAATGGAGGTCTTGGACCACTACCTTGAGACACTTCATAGACTTGGAGGTCCCAGGTTTGACCGACATAATGACCCTGAGGTTATGATCGAGTATAAGAGATCATTCATGACTAATGTTATCTGGCTGATCTGCCCGGATGGTCTGCAAAGCAAGGAGCGCGTCGCTACGTTGTGTGAGCGAACTGTCGCAACATATGACGACCATAAGGTTATTGACGTGATTTTGGGTCAACCAAAACCGGTAGCATAG